One Candidatus Epulonipiscium sp. genomic region harbors:
- a CDS encoding amino acid ABC transporter ATP-binding protein, producing the protein MIEVIDLYKNFGNLKVLKGINECIRQGEVVVVIGPSGSGKSTFLRCINLMEQPTKGQIKVEGIDITSPQTNINLVRQKVGMVFQHFNLFPHMDVISNLTLAPIKLKGYSKEQARDIAYKLLDKVGLREKAKEYPNKLSGGQKQRIAIARALAMNPEIMLFDEPTSALDPEMVKEVLEVIKDLANEGMTMVIVTHEMGFAKEVGTRLLFMDEGKIIEQGGPKKVFSSPKEERTKIFLGKVL; encoded by the coding sequence GTGATTGAGGTTATTGATTTGTATAAAAACTTCGGAAACCTAAAAGTGCTAAAGGGAATTAATGAGTGTATTAGGCAGGGAGAAGTTGTGGTTGTAATAGGGCCTAGCGGTTCAGGTAAATCCACCTTTTTAAGATGCATCAATTTAATGGAACAGCCCACAAAAGGACAGATTAAAGTAGAAGGAATAGACATAACATCACCGCAAACCAATATTAATCTTGTTCGCCAGAAGGTAGGAATGGTCTTTCAACACTTTAATCTATTTCCCCATATGGATGTTATTAGCAATTTAACCTTAGCACCTATTAAATTAAAAGGTTACAGCAAGGAGCAGGCAAGAGATATTGCCTATAAATTACTAGATAAGGTAGGGCTTAGGGAAAAGGCCAAAGAATATCCTAATAAATTATCCGGGGGACAAAAGCAAAGAATTGCTATAGCAAGGGCTCTTGCCATGAACCCGGAGATTATGTTGTTTGATGAACCCACATCAGCTCTAGACCCCGAAATGGTAAAAGAAGTGCTAGAGGTAATTAAGGATTTGGCTAATGAAGGTATGACTATGGTTATTGTAACCCACGAAATGGGTTTTGCAAAGGAAGTAGGAACAAGGCTGCTTTTTATGGATGAGGGAAAAATCATTGAGCAGGGAGGACCAAAGAAGGTATTCTCTAGTCCTAAGGAAGAAAGAACTAAGATTTTCTTGGGTAAGGTTTTGTAA
- a CDS encoding amino acid ABC transporter permease — protein sequence MSVWEIFFGNKRYKYILDGLRFSLAVTAFAAIIGVFIGVVIALFRVTEFKPFKFLRGKKGCRKLAEFNPLSFLATMYIDIIRGTPAVVQLMIMHTVIFGGINAPKLLVAGIAFGINSGAYVAEIVRAGIQGLDKGQMEAARSLGMGYGMAMYHIIIPQAIKNILPTLVSEFIILLKETSIVGFIGGSDLLRSANIITSQTYRGFEPLMAVAIIYLILTGIFTKIMRIVERGMRKSD from the coding sequence ATGTCGGTATGGGAAATATTCTTTGGGAATAAAAGATATAAATATATTTTAGATGGGCTTCGATTTTCCTTAGCAGTAACTGCATTTGCCGCTATTATTGGGGTTTTTATAGGTGTTGTAATTGCTTTGTTTCGAGTAACAGAATTTAAACCATTTAAATTCTTAAGGGGGAAGAAGGGATGTAGAAAGCTAGCAGAGTTTAATCCCCTTTCATTTTTGGCAACAATGTATATTGATATCATTAGAGGGACTCCAGCGGTTGTGCAGCTTATGATTATGCATACAGTGATATTTGGAGGGATTAATGCCCCTAAATTATTGGTGGCGGGGATAGCTTTTGGTATTAATAGTGGGGCTTATGTTGCTGAGATAGTTAGAGCAGGGATACAAGGCCTTGATAAGGGGCAAATGGAAGCAGCTCGTTCCCTTGGTATGGGATATGGAATGGCAATGTATCATATTATTATTCCACAAGCTATAAAAAATATTTTACCTACATTGGTAAGTGAATTTATAATTTTACTTAAGGAAACATCTATTGTTGGATTTATTGGAGGCTCGGATTTACTTCGTTCCGCTAATATAATTACAAGCCAGACATACAGGGGATTTGAACCATTGATGGCAGTTGCAATTATTTATTTAATACTGACAGGAATATTTACGAAGATTATGCGTATTGTAGAGAGGGGGATGAGAAAAAGTGATTGA
- a CDS encoding basic amino acid ABC transporter substrate-binding protein — protein MKKIISFILTIVVLVGLVGCGKKIDTLKNITQKGVIVMGTNAEFPPFEYREGDTVAGFDVEIAKRVAKKLGVELQIEDMLFDGLIPALQAGKIDFIAAGMSVDEERKKNVDFSSGYYEASQVIVTMKDNTEIKGPEELKNKKIGVQLGTTGDKEAQTIEGAEVVQFNAAFAAIMDLQNGKVDAVVLDSEPARNFSSQNDKIQILPLELTQEEYAIAARKGDQGLIDTINIVLEEMKANGEYDELVEKYFVHE, from the coding sequence ATGAAGAAAATAATAAGTTTTATATTAACAATAGTAGTTTTAGTAGGATTGGTTGGATGTGGAAAAAAAATAGATACTCTAAAAAATATTACGCAAAAAGGTGTCATTGTCATGGGGACGAATGCGGAGTTTCCTCCTTTTGAATACAGGGAAGGGGATACAGTAGCGGGTTTTGATGTCGAAATTGCAAAGAGAGTAGCAAAAAAATTAGGGGTAGAACTACAAATTGAAGACATGTTATTTGACGGCTTAATACCAGCCCTACAAGCTGGCAAAATTGATTTTATTGCTGCTGGAATGAGTGTTGACGAAGAGAGGAAGAAGAATGTCGATTTCTCAAGTGGATATTATGAAGCAAGCCAAGTAATTGTTACTATGAAAGACAATACGGAAATAAAAGGCCCTGAAGAACTTAAAAATAAAAAAATTGGTGTTCAGTTAGGAACAACGGGAGATAAAGAAGCACAAACCATAGAAGGAGCAGAAGTTGTCCAGTTTAACGCGGCGTTTGCTGCCATTATGGATTTGCAAAATGGTAAGGTAGATGCGGTTGTTTTAGATTCTGAACCAGCTAGAAACTTTAGTTCTCAAAATGACAAAATACAGATTTTGCCTCTGGAACTAACTCAAGAAGAGTATGCAATAGCCGCTAGGAAGGGAGACCAAGGACTAATCGATACTATAAATATTGTACTAGAAGAGATGAAAGCTAATGGTGAGTACGATGAACTGGTAGAAAAATATTTTGTTCATGAGTAA
- a CDS encoding GntR family transcriptional regulator yields the protein MQSRAGVPVYMKIAVDMAGRIYKGEFLEGNKLRGRSTLAGEYNVSPETIRRAMRLLEDMEVVTVTQGSGIYVKSKEKAYRFMERFKQKESIDELKISVKNLLEQKKKIEIDILDKLNTIIEYADKLKHSNLITPMEIVIPFDSHTIGKNIYDTKFWQNTGATIVGIKRGQELIVSPGPYTEFQQGDILIIVGDPYVRNRTKEFLSE from the coding sequence ATGCAAAGCCGTGCAGGAGTTCCTGTGTATATGAAAATTGCAGTAGATATGGCAGGTAGAATTTATAAAGGAGAATTTTTAGAAGGAAACAAATTAAGGGGTCGCTCCACTTTAGCAGGGGAATATAATGTATCCCCTGAAACTATAAGAAGGGCTATGAGACTTCTCGAAGATATGGAAGTTGTTACTGTTACCCAAGGAAGTGGCATCTATGTAAAATCAAAAGAGAAAGCCTATAGATTTATGGAGCGTTTTAAACAAAAAGAAAGCATTGATGAATTGAAAATTAGTGTAAAAAATCTGTTAGAACAGAAAAAGAAAATAGAAATTGATATCTTGGATAAATTAAATACCATTATAGAGTATGCCGATAAATTAAAACATAGTAATCTTATTACCCCTATGGAAATTGTTATTCCTTTTGATTCTCATACCATAGGTAAAAATATTTATGATACAAAGTTTTGGCAAAATACAGGAGCAACCATAGTAGGAATAAAAAGAGGGCAGGAACTTATAGTCTCCCCAGGACCCTATACTGAATTCCAACAGGGTGATATACTTATAATAGTCGGGGACCCCTACGTTAGAAATCGAACCAAGGAGTTTTTATCCGAATGA
- a CDS encoding betaine/proline/choline family ABC transporter ATP-binding protein (Members of the family are the ATP-binding subunit of ABC transporters for substrates such as betaine, L-proline or other amino acids, choline, carnitine, etc. The substrate specificity is best determined from the substrate-binding subunit, rather than this subunit, as it interacts with the permease subunit and not with substrate directly.), whose translation MIVYENVTKRYDDITIVDNLNLTINNGEFVVLIGPSGCGKTTTLKMINRLIKTNEGNIYIDEQNIMEMNAVELRRKIGYVIQQIGLFPNMTIEENISVVPKLLKWSKEKCNKRVHELLEMVDLPYDENAKKYPNELSGGQQQRIGVLRALAAEPPIILMDEPFGALDPVTRDGLQDELKTLQKKLNKTIIFVTHDMDEAVKMADKIVFMSKGKILQAATPEEMLNKPADPIISDFMGRLSYSRSGSDLTCADVMKTRVLTLPETKKTLECIEHMKQKELDSAIIIDNNDKFKGIVTIEYIRDHGNPGEMISKLVNSKVPTVTLNTNAKEAFDLLIETKASYLVVLNRNKTIAGIITKTSMTKSLASVVWGEAN comes from the coding sequence ATGATTGTTTATGAAAATGTCACTAAAAGATATGATGATATAACTATTGTGGATAACCTTAACTTAACTATAAATAATGGAGAGTTTGTTGTTCTCATCGGCCCTTCCGGTTGTGGTAAAACTACAACTCTAAAAATGATTAACAGATTAATAAAGACAAATGAGGGAAACATTTATATCGATGAACAAAATATTATGGAAATGAATGCCGTTGAACTCCGTAGAAAAATAGGTTATGTCATTCAACAAATTGGCCTTTTCCCTAATATGACCATAGAAGAAAATATATCCGTTGTTCCAAAACTATTAAAGTGGAGCAAAGAAAAATGTAATAAAAGAGTTCATGAACTTCTAGAAATGGTTGATTTACCCTATGATGAGAATGCTAAAAAATACCCTAACGAGTTAAGCGGGGGGCAACAACAAAGAATCGGTGTCTTAAGAGCATTGGCTGCAGAACCCCCCATCATTTTAATGGATGAACCCTTTGGGGCTTTGGATCCAGTAACAAGGGATGGTCTTCAAGATGAATTGAAAACTTTACAAAAGAAATTAAATAAAACTATTATTTTTGTAACTCATGATATGGATGAAGCTGTTAAGATGGCAGATAAGATTGTCTTTATGTCTAAAGGTAAAATCTTACAAGCTGCCACTCCTGAAGAAATGCTTAATAAACCTGCCGACCCAATTATCAGTGACTTTATGGGAAGATTGTCTTATTCCCGTAGTGGCAGTGATTTAACCTGTGCAGATGTTATGAAAACCAGAGTTTTAACCCTCCCTGAAACTAAAAAAACCCTAGAATGCATTGAACATATGAAGCAAAAAGAACTTGATTCAGCCATAATAATCGATAATAATGATAAATTCAAGGGAATTGTCACTATAGAATATATAAGAGATCATGGAAATCCCGGTGAAATGATATCTAAATTAGTTAATTCTAAAGTTCCTACAGTTACTTTAAATACCAATGCAAAGGAAGCCTTTGATTTGTTAATTGAAACTAAGGCTAGTTATCTGGTTGTTTTAAATAGAAACAAAACAATAGCAGGTATTATAACAAAAACCAGTATGACCAAGTCCCTAGCAAGTGTAGTTTGGGGTGAAGCAAATTGA
- a CDS encoding ABC transporter permease — protein sequence MLIKSILIHLQYVFISVSIGFVVALFLGILLSRAPKVSKIVIPLIGVFQTIPGLVFIGVLFIYLGMKPLTVITALSIYALFPILKNTYTGIVNVDKNLKEAARGCGMTKMQILFKVELPLAMGSIFNGLRMSTIYTVSWAVLAAMIGLGGLGEFVYRGIETNNQTLIIGGALPSAILAMVLGYIIDTVHKKITPRGLQGRM from the coding sequence ATGCTCATTAAATCAATACTTATTCATTTACAATATGTTTTTATCTCAGTAAGTATAGGATTTGTCGTTGCTTTATTTCTCGGAATATTATTATCTAGAGCACCTAAGGTTTCAAAAATAGTAATTCCCTTAATAGGGGTTTTTCAAACGATTCCCGGGTTGGTTTTTATCGGCGTGCTTTTTATATACCTAGGAATGAAACCTCTAACCGTTATCACAGCACTTTCTATATATGCCCTGTTTCCCATCCTTAAAAACACCTATACAGGTATTGTTAATGTTGATAAAAACCTGAAAGAAGCAGCTCGGGGCTGTGGGATGACCAAAATGCAAATTTTATTCAAAGTGGAGCTGCCCCTAGCAATGGGTTCGATATTTAACGGTTTAAGAATGTCTACCATATATACGGTAAGCTGGGCCGTATTGGCTGCCATGATTGGTCTTGGAGGATTGGGAGAATTCGTATATCGTGGAATTGAAACCAATAATCAAACCTTAATTATTGGTGGTGCCCTACCCTCTGCTATTCTAGCGATGGTTCTTGGATATATTATAGATACTGTTCATAAAAAAATAACCCCACGGGGTCTGCAAGGGAGGATGTAG
- a CDS encoding ABC transporter permease: MEISRVFEHLYLVAIASSITTLFGLILGVLCHIFKPTKKVILWIVDVLQTLPVLALLGLIMIVFGATSTTVIVGLVLYSLLPIVRNTYVGLEDIEPGIKEAAKGMGMTKIQRLFKIELPLAFPMIFTGIRIAVVTSIGTAVFGAIVGGGGLGSTINRAILIQDMTTLMEATIALMLMAILFDLGMGYMESRLKTRQFKN; this comes from the coding sequence ATGGAAATATCAAGAGTATTTGAACATTTGTACTTGGTAGCTATTGCTTCATCTATAACAACCTTATTCGGATTAATTCTTGGGGTTTTATGTCATATTTTTAAACCTACTAAAAAAGTTATTCTTTGGATAGTGGATGTGTTGCAGACTCTTCCAGTTTTAGCCCTACTTGGCTTAATAATGATTGTTTTTGGTGCCACAAGTACCACTGTAATAGTAGGACTTGTGCTTTATTCCTTGCTCCCCATTGTTAGAAATACCTATGTAGGTCTAGAAGATATCGAGCCTGGAATAAAAGAAGCAGCCAAAGGGATGGGAATGACCAAAATCCAAAGATTGTTCAAAATCGAGTTGCCCTTAGCCTTTCCTATGATTTTTACGGGAATAAGAATTGCTGTAGTCACGTCTATCGGTACTGCTGTATTTGGTGCAATCGTAGGTGGTGGTGGCTTAGGATCAACTATAAATAGAGCTATCCTTATTCAGGATATGACTACTTTAATGGAAGCAACCATAGCCCTTATGCTTATGGCAATTCTTTTTGATCTTGGTATGGGGTATATGGAAAGCCGATTAAAAACTCGACAATTCAAAAATTAA
- a CDS encoding glycine/betaine ABC transporter substrate-binding protein: MFKFKRMISALIIMSILMASSTACNSRGDSKNEIILLRGYFSEIEILIQMAGILIEENTDLKVIFHDSMQTIPASKANRAGEVDLFVSYDGTHLTTLMGRDTKDVPEDEELFEWVRKEGAKELGLTLTDKFGFENTYAIALKKEFTEENNIETISDLVPFSKDLVFGAEHEFFDDEASMRFNPFNEYYNTQWADSKSIDIGLKYAAIDNGNIDVTIAFSTDGLNRKSGLKTLIDDKSFFPQYYGAFQIRDSLFEEYAETAPNLEKVLNSLAGLIDNETMTEMNYQVDAEGRNPTDVAKEFLVENGLSK, translated from the coding sequence ATGTTTAAATTCAAAAGAATGATTTCTGCTTTAATAATTATGTCTATACTTATGGCATCATCTACAGCGTGCAATTCTAGAGGGGACTCTAAAAATGAAATAATATTGCTTAGGGGGTATTTTTCTGAAATTGAAATTTTGATACAAATGGCAGGTATATTAATAGAAGAAAACACCGATTTAAAGGTTATCTTCCATGATTCCATGCAAACTATTCCAGCTTCAAAAGCTAATCGAGCGGGGGAAGTCGATCTCTTTGTATCTTATGATGGTACCCATCTTACAACCTTAATGGGCCGTGATACAAAAGATGTGCCGGAGGATGAAGAGCTTTTTGAATGGGTAAGAAAAGAAGGCGCTAAAGAATTAGGCCTTACATTAACTGATAAATTTGGATTTGAAAACACCTATGCCATAGCCCTTAAGAAGGAATTTACTGAGGAAAACAATATTGAAACTATCAGTGACTTAGTACCTTTTTCAAAAGACTTGGTATTTGGTGCTGAACATGAATTTTTCGATGATGAAGCCTCCATGCGTTTTAATCCGTTTAATGAATACTATAATACCCAATGGGCTGATAGTAAATCCATCGATATCGGTCTTAAATATGCTGCAATAGACAATGGTAATATTGATGTAACGATAGCTTTTTCAACGGATGGTTTAAATAGAAAGTCTGGTTTAAAGACTCTTATTGATGATAAATCCTTCTTCCCGCAATATTACGGGGCCTTTCAAATAAGAGATTCTTTATTCGAAGAATATGCCGAAACCGCACCGAATCTAGAGAAGGTATTAAATAGCTTGGCCGGTCTTATAGATAATGAAACGATGACCGAAATGAATTATCAGGTAGATGCAGAAGGTCGCAACCCCACTGATGTTGCTAAAGAATTTTTAGTAGAAAATGGCTTGTCTAAATAA
- a CDS encoding transposase, with protein MPREARKESSTGYYHIIMRGNNRSWIFSSEVYKTEFLNMLKEQEEDHLIETVAWCIMDNHVHIVLKSRIKEMSLAIKKINIKFAMKYNQKGKNTGHVFQDRFKSEPIETEKYLLQVVRYVHNNPVKAKIVKEVGDYKWSSYKNYLNEESVNKSRQMKLILSYFNYDIKELAKFHLKSDGDEYLEIIEDLEQYRLENAQYIISKYCNEKGIIDLRQIKANNMYMKELIIRLIKGSKLSLRKVANLLEISYNVVQALNQRDGK; from the coding sequence ATGCCAAGAGAGGCAAGAAAAGAAAGCAGTACAGGATATTATCATATTATAATGCGCGGAAACAATAGAAGTTGGATTTTTTCTAGTGAAGTATATAAAACAGAATTTTTAAACATGCTTAAAGAACAAGAAGAAGATCATTTAATAGAAACAGTAGCATGGTGCATTATGGATAATCATGTACATATAGTATTGAAATCAAGAATTAAAGAAATGTCATTAGCAATAAAGAAGATTAATATCAAATTTGCAATGAAATATAATCAAAAAGGAAAGAATACGGGGCATGTGTTTCAAGATCGTTTTAAGAGTGAACCTATTGAAACAGAGAAATATTTGCTTCAAGTAGTGAGATATGTTCATAATAATCCAGTTAAAGCAAAGATAGTAAAAGAAGTAGGCGATTATAAGTGGAGTAGTTATAAAAATTATCTTAATGAAGAAAGTGTAAACAAATCTAGGCAGATGAAATTGATACTTAGTTATTTTAACTATGATATCAAAGAACTTGCCAAATTTCACTTGAAATCAGATGGAGATGAATATTTGGAAATTATAGAAGACCTCGAACAGTATAGACTTGAAAATGCACAATACATTATTTCTAAATACTGTAATGAAAAAGGAATCATTGATTTAAGACAGATAAAGGCCAATAATATGTATATGAAGGAACTTATCATAAGACTAATAAAAGGAAGCAAGTTATCCTTAAGGAAAGTTGCTAATCTTCTAGAAATATCTTATAATGTGGTGCAAGCTTTAAACCAGAGAGATGGTAAATAA
- the tkt gene encoding transketolase produces MNNIERMSVNTIRVLAAEGIQKANSGHPGLPLGAAPMAYSLWAKQMKHNPNNTEWMDRDRFVLSAGHGSMLLYSLLHLFGYGLTMDDLKSFRQYGSKTPGHPEYGHTRGVEVTTGPLGQGIATAVGMAMAESYLAAHFNRPEHKIVDHYTYALSGDGCMMEGISSEAASLAGTLELGKLIVLYDSNNISIEGSTDIAFRENVGKRFDAFGWQVLTVEDGTDVEAINRAIVQAKKETKKPTLIEIKTQIGYGVPAKQGKASAHGEPLGAENITAMKEFLGWDAAEEFHVSKEVRNHMDDIIKKGKAEEEAWNKLFASYKETYPELAKEWDIWNSKELPVDLLNDEELWNITGSVATRQASGKAINRLAKIIPNLIGGSADLSPSTKTYMDGKGDYSAEDRTGANLHFGVREHAMAAIVNGMAVHGGLRAFGATFFVFSDYMKGAMRLSSLMNLPVTYVLTHDSIGVGEDGPTHEPIEHLAALRSMPGFTVYRPADGKETAAAWYTALTNDGPTALVLTRQNLPDLGTDGKDALKGAYILKDSENPDVLLMATGSEVQLINEAYTILKEKGINARVVSMPSWEVFEKQSEEYKNSVLPKNITKRVAVEAASSFGWHKYTGLEGKVISIDTFGASGPAEILFEKFGFTVDNVVKTVESIM; encoded by the coding sequence ATGAATAATATCGAGCGAATGAGTGTAAACACCATTAGAGTTTTAGCAGCTGAAGGGATTCAAAAGGCTAATTCAGGACATCCAGGACTACCCCTTGGTGCAGCACCCATGGCCTATAGCCTATGGGCAAAACAAATGAAGCATAACCCAAACAATACGGAATGGATGGATAGAGATAGATTTGTTCTATCCGCAGGACATGGCTCTATGCTTTTATATTCTTTACTTCATTTATTTGGATATGGTCTTACCATGGATGATTTAAAAAGCTTTAGGCAATATGGCAGTAAAACCCCAGGTCATCCTGAATACGGTCATACAAGAGGGGTTGAAGTTACAACAGGCCCTCTTGGGCAGGGGATTGCTACTGCAGTGGGTATGGCGATGGCAGAAAGCTATTTAGCAGCTCACTTTAACCGACCAGAACACAAGATAGTTGACCACTACACCTACGCTTTATCTGGGGACGGATGTATGATGGAAGGTATTTCATCAGAAGCAGCATCCTTAGCGGGTACATTAGAGTTAGGAAAACTGATTGTATTATACGATTCTAATAATATTTCCATAGAAGGAAGCACCGATATTGCTTTTAGAGAAAATGTAGGAAAGCGCTTTGATGCTTTCGGATGGCAGGTTTTAACCGTTGAAGATGGAACAGATGTAGAAGCCATCAATAGGGCAATAGTACAAGCTAAAAAAGAAACAAAGAAACCAACCCTTATCGAAATCAAGACTCAAATCGGTTATGGAGTTCCTGCAAAACAAGGGAAAGCCTCAGCGCATGGGGAACCTTTAGGAGCAGAAAACATTACTGCAATGAAAGAGTTCTTAGGCTGGGATGCTGCAGAAGAATTCCATGTGTCTAAAGAAGTAAGAAATCACATGGATGATATTATTAAAAAAGGTAAAGCGGAAGAAGAAGCTTGGAATAAATTATTTGCTTCTTATAAAGAAACGTATCCTGAGTTAGCAAAAGAGTGGGATATCTGGAACAGCAAAGAACTTCCAGTAGATCTTCTAAACGATGAAGAACTATGGAATATAACTGGTTCTGTAGCCACGAGACAAGCTTCAGGTAAAGCAATTAACCGTCTGGCAAAGATTATCCCTAACCTTATTGGTGGTTCTGCTGACCTTTCTCCTTCCACTAAGACTTATATGGATGGGAAAGGAGACTATTCTGCAGAAGATAGAACAGGTGCCAATCTTCACTTTGGGGTAAGAGAACATGCTATGGCTGCCATAGTTAATGGAATGGCTGTTCATGGCGGCTTAAGAGCATTCGGAGCGACCTTCTTTGTATTTAGTGATTACATGAAAGGTGCTATGAGACTATCTTCCCTAATGAACCTTCCTGTTACTTATGTGCTTACCCATGATAGCATAGGGGTTGGAGAGGATGGTCCTACCCATGAACCTATTGAACATTTGGCAGCGCTTAGAAGTATGCCAGGATTTACAGTATATCGCCCAGCAGACGGAAAAGAAACTGCAGCAGCATGGTATACGGCATTAACTAATGATGGACCAACGGCTTTGGTACTTACAAGGCAAAATCTACCTGATTTAGGCACAGACGGAAAGGATGCTCTTAAGGGTGCTTATATCTTAAAGGATTCAGAAAATCCAGATGTTCTTCTTATGGCAACAGGTTCAGAAGTACAGTTAATCAATGAAGCTTATACAATCCTAAAAGAAAAAGGTATTAATGCTAGAGTAGTTAGCATGCCATCTTGGGAAGTGTTCGAAAAACAAAGTGAAGAATACAAAAACAGCGTTCTTCCAAAAAATATTACCAAAAGAGTTGCTGTAGAAGCAGCCTCCTCCTTTGGTTGGCATAAATACACAGGATTGGAGGGAAAAGTAATCTCCATAGATACCTTTGGAGCTTCTGGACCGGCGGAAATACTATTTGAAAAGTTCGGCTTTACTGTAGATAACGTAGTAAAAACAGTAGAAAGCATCATGTAA
- the asnS gene encoding asparagine--tRNA ligase codes for MEYTLVKELYRNTEEYAHSKVAVGGWVRTVRSSKTFGFIELNDGSFFKSVQIVFEEGMNNFNEITKLNIGASITVEGIMVKTPEAKQPFEIKAETITVEGNSSSDYPLQKKRHTFEFLRNIAHLRPRTNTFSAVFRVRSLAAYAIHQFFQEKGFVYVHTPIITGSDAEGAGEMFKVSNLDFNNIPKDDRGNVDFKKDFFARETNLTVSGQLSAETYAMAFRNVYTFGPTFRAENSNTARHAAEFWMIEPEMAFADLKDDMKLAEDMLKYIIQFVMEHAPEEMEFFNQFVDKTLFDRLSNIVNSDFGQITYTEAIDILKKSGNKFEYPVEWGIDLQTEHERYITEKVFNKPVFVTDYPKEIKAFYMRQNDDGKTVAAMDLLVPGVGEIIGGSQREERLEVLESRIQELGMKQEDYWWYLDTRRYGGTKHAGFGLGFERAIMYITGMGNIRDVISFPRTVRNAEF; via the coding sequence GTGGAATATACATTAGTTAAAGAACTTTACAGGAATACAGAAGAATATGCCCATAGTAAAGTTGCGGTAGGAGGATGGGTTAGGACAGTCCGTAGCTCCAAAACATTCGGATTTATTGAACTAAATGATGGTTCGTTTTTTAAAAGTGTTCAGATTGTGTTTGAAGAAGGCATGAATAACTTTAACGAGATTACAAAACTAAATATAGGAGCTTCCATTACAGTAGAAGGGATTATGGTCAAAACCCCCGAAGCAAAACAACCCTTCGAAATTAAAGCGGAAACCATTACAGTGGAAGGAAATTCCTCTTCAGATTATCCATTACAGAAAAAAAGGCATACTTTTGAGTTTTTAAGAAATATAGCCCATCTTCGCCCAAGGACCAACACTTTTTCAGCAGTTTTTAGGGTAAGATCTTTAGCGGCTTATGCTATTCATCAATTCTTTCAAGAAAAAGGATTTGTTTATGTACATACTCCAATAATCACAGGAAGTGATGCTGAGGGTGCAGGAGAAATGTTTAAGGTTTCTAATCTGGATTTTAACAACATCCCAAAGGATGATAGGGGAAATGTCGACTTTAAAAAAGATTTCTTTGCAAGAGAAACAAATCTTACAGTTAGTGGACAACTATCTGCTGAAACTTATGCTATGGCCTTTAGAAATGTATATACCTTTGGACCTACCTTCCGTGCGGAAAATTCTAATACAGCAAGGCATGCAGCAGAGTTTTGGATGATTGAACCTGAAATGGCATTTGCAGACTTGAAAGATGATATGAAATTGGCAGAAGATATGTTAAAATATATAATTCAATTTGTTATGGAGCATGCTCCTGAGGAAATGGAATTCTTCAATCAATTTGTGGACAAGACATTATTTGATAGACTAAGCAATATTGTAAATTCTGATTTTGGGCAGATTACTTATACAGAAGCCATCGATATATTAAAGAAGTCTGGCAATAAATTTGAATATCCCGTGGAATGGGGGATTGATCTTCAAACAGAACATGAAAGATATATAACAGAAAAGGTATTTAATAAGCCTGTATTTGTTACCGACTATCCTAAAGAAATAAAAGCTTTCTATATGAGACAAAACGATGATGGTAAAACTGTTGCCGCCATGGACTTATTAGTCCCAGGGGTAGGAGAAATTATCGGGGGAAGCCAGAGAGAAGAAAGACTTGAAGTACTAGAAAGTAGAATTCAGGAATTAGGCATGAAGCAAGAGGATTATTGGTGGTACCTTGATACAAGAAGATATGGCGGAACGAAGCATGCAGGTTTTGGTTTGGGTTTTGAAAGAGCAATTATGTATATAACAGGAATGGGCAACATAAGGGATGTTATTTCCTTCCCTAGAACAGTAAGGAATGCAGAATTTTAA